A region of Flavobacterium album DNA encodes the following proteins:
- a CDS encoding tetratricopeptide repeat protein, producing the protein MNLSHEEEDHSLSLSKFESMLKTNKVFFFDSEEFEDIILHYLDSGKINLAKKALKLGLEQHPRSTGLKLVQVEILVFDDKLEVAERLLNELYAIEPTNEEIYIQKANIYSKRDDHEKAVELLKIALKYTDDYADVYSLIGMEYLFMDNLELARDNFIKCLEEDTEDHSALYNVVYCFDFLDQNLEAIDFLNSFIDRNPYSEVAWHQLGRQYYAIKDYPGALRAFDYATLIDDSFLGAFLERAKTLERLKRYEDAIECYNVTMELDDPTSYALLRVGKCYERLGNHEKALKFYLRTVHEDPLLDKGWIAITDFYIRRKNYQKALYYVNKANGIDNENKLYWKRYAIINKALGFHEESEEGYRKAVEFGDYQLDTWLFWTDSLITLGEYDTAITTLLQACEYFPEEYEIEYRLAGLYFTQQEPDKGIFHLSNGLRLNFKNHTLIEEFFPSVWYSDMVQDAIEKHKKRK; encoded by the coding sequence ATGAATTTGAGTCACGAAGAAGAAGATCACAGTTTATCCTTATCAAAGTTCGAATCTATGTTGAAAACCAACAAAGTATTCTTCTTTGACTCCGAAGAGTTTGAGGACATTATTCTTCATTACCTCGACTCCGGAAAAATCAATTTAGCTAAAAAGGCCTTAAAACTCGGCCTGGAACAACATCCCAGGTCAACAGGCTTAAAATTAGTACAGGTAGAGATTTTAGTTTTTGACGATAAGCTCGAAGTTGCAGAGCGCTTACTGAATGAATTATACGCCATAGAGCCCACGAACGAAGAAATATATATACAGAAAGCCAATATTTATTCCAAAAGGGATGACCACGAAAAAGCGGTTGAACTCCTGAAAATAGCCCTTAAATATACCGATGACTATGCCGATGTATATTCACTTATCGGGATGGAGTACCTTTTTATGGACAATCTGGAATTGGCAAGGGATAATTTTATCAAGTGCCTTGAAGAAGATACCGAAGACCACTCTGCATTGTATAATGTGGTGTACTGCTTTGATTTTCTTGACCAGAACCTTGAGGCTATTGATTTCCTTAACAGCTTTATCGACAGGAACCCGTATAGCGAAGTGGCGTGGCACCAGCTGGGCAGGCAGTATTATGCCATAAAAGACTACCCTGGTGCATTGCGTGCTTTTGACTATGCTACGCTTATCGATGACAGCTTCCTCGGTGCATTCCTTGAAAGAGCGAAGACACTGGAAAGGCTTAAACGCTATGAAGATGCTATCGAATGCTACAATGTAACTATGGAGCTGGACGACCCTACGTCGTATGCTTTGTTGCGTGTGGGCAAATGTTATGAGCGCCTTGGCAACCATGAAAAGGCACTGAAATTTTACCTTAGGACGGTTCATGAAGACCCGCTTCTGGATAAAGGGTGGATCGCCATTACCGACTTTTACATCCGCCGCAAAAATTACCAGAAAGCGCTGTATTATGTGAACAAAGCCAATGGTATTGACAATGAGAACAAGCTGTACTGGAAGCGTTATGCCATCATCAACAAGGCGTTGGGCTTTCATGAGGAATCGGAAGAAGGCTACCGCAAGGCTGTGGAGTTTGGCGATTACCAGCTGGACACCTGGCTTTTCTGGACCGACAGCCTGATAACACTGGGCGAATATGATACGGCTATCACTACGTTATTGCAGGCCTGCGAATATTTCCCGGAAGAATATGAGATTGAGTACCGACTTGCCGGGCTATATTTCACACAGCAGGAACCGGATAAAGGGATATTCCACCTCAGTAATGGTTTAAGGCTGAACTTTAAAAACCATACGTTGATAGAAGAATTTTTCCCATCGGTATGGTATTCGGATATGGTTCAGGATGCTATAGAAAAACATAAAAAAAGAAAATAA
- a CDS encoding energy transducer TonB, whose translation MKKIIFSISTLIFTLFTQAQENHIRISGDDIPIDASIAEPEQFEKDNKVYQLSEVEVLPEFSGGNTFLASYLDKNIRKDAFEKNYPPSCIVYVSFIIEKNGNMTNIKIERDPGYGIGKETLRVLKTIKTKWNPGVQNGKPVRVNYPLPIKIS comes from the coding sequence ATGAAAAAGATAATTTTTAGCATTTCAACGCTCATCTTTACGTTGTTTACACAAGCACAGGAAAATCATATTAGAATATCAGGTGACGATATTCCTATCGATGCTTCCATAGCAGAACCAGAGCAATTTGAAAAGGACAATAAAGTTTATCAACTCTCAGAAGTAGAAGTGCTACCTGAATTTTCTGGTGGGAATACTTTTTTAGCATCCTACTTAGACAAGAATATCAGAAAAGATGCGTTTGAAAAGAATTATCCTCCATCATGCATTGTTTATGTTTCGTTTATTATAGAAAAAAACGGAAACATGACTAATATCAAAATAGAAAGAGATCCGGGTTACGGCATAGGAAAAGAAACGCTTAGGGTTTTAAAAACCATAAAGACCAAATGGAATCCCGGTGTCCAAAATGGAAAGCCTGTACGGGTTAATTATCCATTACCAATAAAAATATCCTAA
- a CDS encoding DUF349 domain-containing protein, with product MLEEKNDNLHGADGEELNEVNGTVNKDFVPEDGAADGDDMPVVHETEGQLPFAPKELLDAAKVAENEEVTAEAATEETKPASEEDTDDSGAGLSAAETNAEVTQANRESYAPEVVANDTKIDEIAAETIEPAIETEDTPLSAVESIAESNAEEGEDESLAERHDIPMQDYDALSMEQLHDELEKLVGTEKVMSVKEHVEEIRKAFYAKYNHFIEEKKDEYSHENNGDTTDFEYHFPLKNKFDTLYNQYRDKKNSHFKKVQGDLKGNLENRLAIIEELKNLADGGESMKDALKHVTELRERWKNAGPIPRDKYNHVWNNFHFHIERFYDHLHLDREARDMDFKHNLEQKQKIIARVEELVKEEDINKAFRELQALHKIWKEEIGPVSRDHREDIWNRFSELTKQLHDKREALFAKSRELEEENLAKKKDIIAQIDAIAAEKITAHNAWQGQIDRIEALREQFFKAGKVPIEVNEDTWAAFKNAVRNFNSVKNSFYKDIKKDQQDNLNRKLALVERANSLKDSEDFDTTTQVMKQIQDEWKTIGHVPRKYSDTVWKDFKAACNHYFDRLHAYRNEANKDEIDAFEKKKEYLDSIKDFELTGDHKTDLDAIKKHIENWKGFGRVPQARRHIEGKFNKILDALFDKLSLSKKETDMVKFNNRLEQMAEGDDTRRLENEQLFIMRKIDEIQAEIFQLENNIQFFSNAKGDNPFVKEVRKNIERHKDELKTWKDKLKQIRSMKSE from the coding sequence ATGTTAGAAGAAAAGAATGATAACCTGCATGGCGCAGATGGAGAGGAACTGAACGAAGTGAACGGTACCGTAAACAAAGACTTTGTGCCTGAAGACGGTGCAGCTGATGGCGACGATATGCCTGTAGTTCACGAAACGGAAGGCCAATTGCCTTTTGCCCCGAAAGAACTGCTGGACGCTGCTAAAGTAGCTGAAAATGAAGAAGTAACAGCAGAAGCGGCAACAGAGGAAACCAAACCTGCATCGGAAGAAGATACCGATGACAGCGGTGCGGGGCTTTCAGCTGCGGAAACCAATGCCGAAGTGACGCAGGCCAACAGGGAAAGCTATGCCCCGGAGGTAGTTGCCAATGATACTAAAATAGACGAAATCGCTGCCGAGACCATAGAGCCGGCGATTGAAACAGAAGATACACCGCTTTCGGCCGTTGAGTCGATTGCGGAAAGCAATGCCGAGGAAGGCGAAGATGAATCACTGGCCGAAAGGCACGACATCCCGATGCAGGATTATGATGCATTGAGCATGGAACAGCTGCATGACGAGCTTGAAAAGCTGGTAGGCACTGAAAAAGTGATGTCGGTAAAAGAGCATGTAGAGGAGATAAGGAAAGCCTTTTACGCCAAATACAATCATTTCATAGAAGAGAAAAAAGACGAGTACAGCCATGAAAACAATGGCGACACTACCGACTTTGAATACCATTTTCCGCTAAAGAATAAGTTTGACACCCTCTACAACCAGTACAGGGACAAAAAGAACAGCCATTTCAAAAAAGTGCAGGGTGACCTGAAGGGCAACCTGGAAAACAGGCTTGCAATAATCGAGGAGCTTAAAAACCTTGCCGATGGCGGCGAAAGCATGAAAGATGCGCTGAAGCATGTGACCGAACTGCGTGAGCGCTGGAAAAATGCAGGGCCTATACCACGTGATAAGTACAACCACGTATGGAATAACTTCCACTTCCATATAGAGCGTTTTTACGACCACCTGCACCTTGACAGGGAGGCTCGCGACATGGACTTTAAGCACAACCTGGAGCAAAAGCAAAAGATAATAGCCCGTGTTGAAGAGCTTGTAAAAGAGGAAGACATAAACAAAGCGTTCCGAGAATTGCAGGCGTTGCACAAAATATGGAAAGAAGAGATCGGGCCGGTATCGCGCGACCACCGCGAGGATATATGGAACCGTTTCAGCGAACTGACGAAGCAGCTGCACGACAAGCGAGAGGCATTGTTTGCCAAAAGCCGTGAGCTGGAGGAAGAAAATCTTGCGAAGAAAAAGGACATTATCGCCCAGATCGATGCTATAGCTGCGGAAAAAATAACCGCCCATAATGCATGGCAGGGACAGATAGACCGTATTGAAGCGCTGAGGGAACAATTCTTTAAAGCAGGTAAAGTGCCTATCGAAGTGAACGAGGATACGTGGGCAGCTTTCAAAAATGCTGTGCGGAACTTCAACTCAGTGAAAAACTCCTTCTATAAAGACATCAAGAAAGACCAGCAGGACAACCTTAACAGGAAGCTTGCCTTGGTGGAAAGGGCAAATTCGCTTAAAGACAGCGAAGATTTTGATACCACTACACAGGTGATGAAGCAGATACAGGACGAATGGAAGACCATTGGCCATGTGCCAAGGAAATATTCTGATACTGTATGGAAGGATTTCAAGGCAGCGTGCAACCATTATTTTGACAGGCTCCATGCGTACCGCAACGAGGCCAACAAAGATGAGATAGACGCTTTCGAAAAGAAAAAAGAATACCTGGACAGTATAAAGGATTTTGAGCTTACAGGTGACCATAAAACCGATCTTGATGCCATCAAAAAGCATATTGAGAACTGGAAAGGCTTTGGCCGTGTTCCTCAGGCAAGAAGGCACATCGAAGGCAAATTCAACAAGATACTTGATGCGTTATTTGACAAGCTGAGCCTCTCTAAAAAAGAGACGGACATGGTGAAATTCAACAACCGCCTTGAGCAGATGGCTGAGGGCGACGATACCCGCAGGCTGGAAAATGAGCAGCTGTTCATCATGCGCAAGATTGATGAGATCCAGGCGGAGATATTCCAGTTGGAAAACAACATCCAGTTCTTCTCTAATGCAAAAGGCGATAATCCATTCGTAAAAGAAGTCCGCAAGAACATTGAGCGCCACAAGGATGAGCTCAAGACCTGGAAAGACAAGCTTAAGCAGATACGAAGCATGAAGAGCGAATAA
- a CDS encoding aspartate aminotransferase family protein: MINDFYKYQAQTSPYPLGMEVSHAKGSYIYDTQGNAYLDFVAGVSAASLGHQHPRVNGAIIDQLNKYSHVMVYGEYAQHPATEFCRLLAQHLPEKLSKTYLVNSGTEATEGALKLARRVTGRSQLISCFNAYHGNTMGSMSVMGFEERKQIFRPLIPDVDFITFNNEEDLLKITTKTAGIILETIQGGAGFIQPHNDFLKKVRQRCDEVGAVMIIDEIQPGFGRTGKLFGFQNYDVVPDVIVMGKGMGGGMPVGAFTASPEMMDLLSHDPKLGHITTFGGHPVIAAACLATLQEITETDIMAQALEKEKLFRKLLVHPLIKEVRGEGLMLAAMTESADITNKVILRCQEKGLILFWLLFEGTAIRITPPLTISDDEIIAGCGIIIEVMNEVVAEQ; the protein is encoded by the coding sequence ATGATCAACGATTTTTATAAATACCAGGCGCAGACTTCCCCTTACCCTTTAGGAATGGAAGTTTCTCATGCCAAAGGCTCCTATATATACGACACGCAAGGCAATGCTTACCTCGACTTTGTAGCCGGGGTTTCGGCAGCAAGCCTTGGCCATCAGCACCCACGGGTGAACGGCGCTATCATAGACCAGCTTAACAAATATTCGCACGTAATGGTATACGGCGAATATGCACAACACCCCGCAACGGAATTCTGCCGCCTGCTGGCACAACACCTGCCTGAAAAACTGAGCAAGACTTATCTTGTAAATTCGGGTACCGAAGCTACTGAGGGTGCACTGAAACTGGCACGCAGGGTAACCGGGAGAAGCCAGCTCATTTCCTGCTTTAATGCCTATCATGGCAATACTATGGGCTCGATGAGCGTTATGGGTTTTGAGGAGCGCAAGCAAATATTCAGGCCGCTGATCCCCGATGTGGACTTTATCACCTTTAATAACGAAGAAGATCTACTAAAGATAACAACAAAAACCGCAGGCATTATCCTGGAGACCATACAGGGAGGCGCGGGTTTTATACAGCCGCATAACGATTTCCTTAAAAAAGTAAGGCAGCGCTGCGATGAAGTGGGCGCAGTAATGATAATCGATGAAATACAGCCGGGCTTTGGAAGGACCGGCAAATTGTTCGGTTTCCAAAACTATGATGTAGTTCCCGACGTAATTGTTATGGGTAAAGGCATGGGTGGTGGGATGCCCGTGGGCGCTTTTACCGCATCGCCTGAAATGATGGACCTGTTGAGCCACGATCCGAAGCTTGGACACATCACGACATTTGGCGGCCATCCGGTAATTGCAGCGGCTTGTTTGGCTACATTACAGGAAATAACCGAAACTGACATTATGGCGCAGGCTTTGGAAAAAGAGAAATTGTTCCGTAAACTGCTCGTGCACCCGCTTATTAAAGAGGTGCGCGGCGAAGGGCTGATGCTGGCGGCAATGACCGAAAGCGCCGATATTACTAATAAAGTGATATTGCGCTGCCAGGAAAAAGGGCTGATATTGTTCTGGCTGCTGTTTGAAGGGACGGCCATCCGGATAACCCCTCCCCTCACCATATCGGATGATGAGATAATAGCAGGATGTGGCATTATTATTGAAGTTATGAATGAGGTAGTGGCAGAACAATAA
- a CDS encoding shikimate dehydrogenase family protein, with protein MKIKEKIYGLVGRNIHYSFSATYFNKKFAEKKGTENCTYVNFDIQNISELPGIIENTKKLKGLNVTIPYKEEVIPLLHSLSKTAKVIGAVNTIKISKDGTLKGYNTDHHGFKKALQPLLQPHHTKALILGTGGAAKAVAYALRKLKIEYDFVSRKETDTVFSYDSLDNEIFSEYQIIINTTPLGTFPAVEECPPIDYSLFTDKHIAFDLVYNPSVTKFLRLAKANGAVTENGYAMLVHQAEKAWKIWNEK; from the coding sequence ATGAAGATCAAAGAAAAAATATACGGGCTGGTTGGGCGCAATATCCATTACTCATTTTCGGCTACCTATTTCAATAAGAAGTTCGCAGAAAAAAAAGGGACGGAAAACTGTACGTATGTTAATTTCGATATCCAGAACATCAGCGAGCTGCCCGGCATAATCGAAAACACCAAAAAACTGAAAGGGCTCAATGTGACCATACCTTATAAAGAGGAAGTGATACCGCTTTTGCATTCGCTGTCGAAAACGGCAAAGGTTATTGGGGCGGTCAATACCATAAAAATATCCAAGGACGGAACGCTAAAAGGCTATAATACCGACCATCATGGCTTCAAAAAAGCATTACAGCCTTTATTGCAGCCCCACCACACCAAAGCCCTGATACTGGGGACGGGCGGTGCAGCCAAAGCGGTGGCCTATGCCTTACGTAAATTGAAAATCGAATATGATTTTGTTTCGCGTAAAGAAACCGATACCGTATTTTCGTATGACAGCCTGGACAACGAGATATTCAGTGAATATCAAATAATCATTAACACAACGCCACTCGGGACATTCCCCGCTGTTGAGGAATGCCCACCGATAGATTACAGCCTTTTCACCGATAAACATATCGCCTTCGATCTGGTATATAACCCTTCGGTAACCAAGTTCTTACGATTGGCAAAGGCTAATGGCGCCGTTACTGAAAACGGTTATGCCATGCTGGTACACCAGGCCGAAAAGGCATGGAAAATATGGAACGAGAAATAA